One window of Acropora palmata chromosome 1, jaAcrPala1.3, whole genome shotgun sequence genomic DNA carries:
- the LOC141897915 gene encoding L-gulonolactone oxidase-like produces MNEESSIQENNNTDKNAFFHQIINPLLGKTDDGLVQPSLGHLIKDAMEMKVDSDFACCPDTPTLTPVTTVDEVIQAVLKAKKEKKTLRVAGAQHSSHAAIFPEDGVTLQLMGDLRKVEIQRTQWESEGIHFKKWLYCRIGAGCYLGKDPMDPTSTLENSACYQVAFHGFGFPALGGIIYQSVGGFISTGSAGGSLKHSFSDVIREIEFVDGNGKLQVAKPGTDLWAAVGVSMGLFGVITHVSFRLPKMDLVEGSEKQFTFADSMLGPDKDGKSKLKESLENHEYLRVNWFPQEKVRRVQQWVGETTSNGEIIPYKSTVSTILASGMAAIALAICNCLLQKKHLTETDCRIIGTFLKSFVDLEEVKLFRDKWFKALPMDNESHTDTILKMDFTEIWIPIDQCQTVMDKLQDLFNNQKACGNLPTEIYGAKESPFWLSMSYNQKMVRVDPYWWHYNKGDKRQFFSYFWDVLLDIPGTRLHWGKYLPHPNQVCGKSTFNLAYLKGVYPKMAHWLKMREKMDPDQVFVTKYWRDIFFP; encoded by the exons ATGAATGAGGAATCAA GTATTcaggaaaacaacaacacagaTAAAAACGCGTTCTTCCACCAGATTATAAACCCTCTTCTGGGCAAAACAGACGATGGTTTAGTACAACCTTCACTAGGGCATTTAATCAAAGACGCTATGGAAATGAAAGTAGATTCTGATTTCGCGTGTTGCCCAGATACGCCAACACTTACGCCAGTGACGACAGTAGATGAAGTAATTCAAGCCGTTTTAAAAgcgaaaaaggaaaagaaaaccttACGAGTCGCTGGAGCACAGCATTCCTCACACGCCGCCATTTTCCCTGAAGATGGTGTAACCTTACAGTTGATGGGGGATCTGCGCAAAGTGGAAATACAGCGAACTCAATGGGAATCAGAAGGAATTCATTTCAAGAAATGGCTTTATTGTCGCATAGGTGCGGGGTGCTATCTGGGTAAAGATCCTATGGATCCAACTTCAACCTTGGAAAACTCAGCGTGTTATCAAGTGGCATTTCATGGCTTTGGTTTCCCCGCACTGGGAGGCATCATCTACCAGTCTGTTGGCGGCTTCATATCCACTGGTTCTGCAGGTGGAAGCTTGAAACATAGCTTTTCCGATGTGATTCGCGAGATCGAGTTCGTGGATGGCAACGGTAAGCTACAAGTTGCAAAACCTGGAACAGATCTTTGGGCAGCAGTTGGTGTATCCATGGGTTTGTTTGGTGTCATAACCCACGTTTCCTTTCGCCTACCTAAAATGGACCTTGTTGAAGGATCAGAGAAACAATTCACCTTTGCCGATTCCATGCTCGGACCAGACAAGGATGGAAAAAGCAAACTGAAAGAAAGTCTTGAGAACCACGAATACTTGCGAGTTAACTGGTTCCCACAGGAGAAAGTGAGACGCGTTCAACAGTGGGTTGGAGAGACGACCTCCAATGGTGAGATCATTCCTTATAAGTCAACCGTGAGCACTATCCTCGCCTCTGGAATGGCTGCGATCGCTCTGGCAATTTGTAATTGTCTACTCCAGAAGAAACATCTAACAGAAACTGACTGTCGCATTATTGGAACCTTCTTGAAATCCTTCGTGGACCTTGAAGAAGTAAAGCTTTTCCGCGATAAATGGTTTAAAGCCCTGCCCATGGACAATGAGAGTCACACGGACACCATCCTTAAAATGGATTTCACAGAAATCTGGATTCCAATTGATCAATGCCAAACCGTGATGGATAAACTTCAGGATCTGTTCAACAACCAGAAAGCCTGCGGCAACTTACCAACCGAGATTTACGGTGCCAAGGAGTCACCCTTTTGGTTGAGTATGTCTTACAACCAGAAAATGGTACGCGTTGATCCCTACTGGTGGCATTACAATAAAGGCGACAAAAGGCAGTTCTTCTCCTATTTCTGGGATGTTTTGCTTGATATTCCAGGAACACGCCTTCATTGGGGAAAGTACCTTCCTCATCCTAATCAAGTATGCGGAAAATCCACCTTCAATTTGGCATATTTGAAAGGCGTGTACCCCAAGATGGCTCATTGGCTGAAGATGCGTGAGAAAATGGACCCAGATCAAGTGTTTGTTACCAAATACTGGCGAGATATCTTCTTTCCTTGA